The following proteins are encoded in a genomic region of Limosilactobacillus reuteri subsp. reuteri:
- a CDS encoding PD-(D/E)XK nuclease family protein: protein MGTLGFVLGTAAMDHQQVLIDQLVDQVKNTPADDTFYYLVPNHIKFETEINVLAGLRDRQGLSGSDRFASSRVQVLSFSRLAWYLLRDTPAFQKQHLSKIGMAMLTSQVVQEQASDLRLYASEVKQPGFIQKMTAQLEELKNANITADDLTDIIYRVKSANDPAANQAWLAKMYDVETIYHAYEARLRDRYIGNSELYRQLVSYLQKSPEVAKMHFFIDRFAQFTANEQQVVDALITNAASTTISLTLDRGYPDQNHPNPQELPPKNNLFYSSAMQFHRLWKFGQMHQKEVKVLQNVAFATTPRVDAELQQVDSYFKRYASEPIGPGEREELLDPQNIQFMTTTNRMTELNNVATQIRQLVASGKYRYRDFLILSRHLDGYQTMIEPVFAAHNIPVFNDHERLMDNHPLVTLLTTLLELPQRGYRTADIIQLLKTWLLVPRTGTGDLMGLSDFQAAVFTTENWCLKQAIEGKNAWTTNDPEKIKQLWQAPGTNLTDPKYEQSRLEKLNDQLALVKDFVANHLLPVFDQFKQAQTGQELATALYQFLAAMGVTDRLYAWQQYQSTRDLDLARQPQQVWTTFCQILQEYVEILGQQELRDGTNEVLADFSELLQAGFAAAQYSQIPATLDQVVVSETGIVQSENRKVVFMIGSTDDVMPEMQESDSLLTDQDKDILSAYLDEDFQYLPGTAIDQLIDEPFVHYTGFMNAKEQLIFSAPQSDSDDKELSISPYMHDMARYFGQPVREYPLATSKAGQDNAIDFVSAPLATINRLVEVSRQIRDEQGVGIDRQPVMPVGWQTVAESLVKLAKQWQQSADAKVQAEGISLGQRLSLVAAGFHYQNKIDSLGNKLAQALYLRAAPDDERGRVLYASISQLQDFYINQYEYFLKYGLRLQKRDELTLSNDRIGTFFHKAMETFVTTIRENNLSFADLAHKDNQMQRDQLIDHALVTAQENQPTLLRLINSSAQAQFQYQQLTAIVKTMLITLCRQAEYTGSQPVKTEVQFGRIGNQQPGNLGSLDYPLKDNHHIYLRGRIDRIDNLKQGNNNFLTVVDYKSSNHLFDLTSAYYGLSLQLLTYLNGLQANLTELETNNPRLAGALYLRLNNPTIKAAELKKSSLDDLKLKEHQYKGILLNDPQLLRELDKSLDKQAFLYPLKEYKNGKIKANKEALLVTPQQLDWLQNMNKELVINAGNQILSGDLKLNPYRLLTGSNRRTGLDYSDFLDVFQFDNMLDQQNYRDLNPNLAKEAFDNVVQDDDEEDKK from the coding sequence ATGGGAACACTGGGATTTGTTTTAGGAACAGCAGCGATGGATCATCAGCAAGTATTGATTGATCAATTAGTTGACCAGGTAAAGAATACACCTGCTGATGACACCTTTTATTATTTGGTGCCCAACCATATTAAGTTTGAAACTGAAATTAATGTTCTTGCTGGTCTTCGTGATCGCCAAGGACTTAGTGGGAGTGATCGGTTCGCCTCTTCACGCGTACAGGTACTTTCATTTAGCCGGCTTGCTTGGTACCTTTTACGAGATACTCCAGCTTTTCAAAAACAACACCTTTCTAAAATTGGGATGGCGATGCTAACTTCTCAAGTTGTTCAAGAACAGGCAAGTGATCTCCGTTTATATGCGAGCGAAGTAAAACAACCTGGCTTTATTCAAAAGATGACAGCTCAGCTTGAAGAATTAAAAAATGCCAACATAACCGCCGATGACTTAACTGATATTATTTACCGGGTGAAGTCCGCGAATGATCCAGCAGCTAATCAGGCGTGGCTCGCTAAAATGTATGATGTTGAAACTATATATCATGCTTATGAAGCCCGGTTGCGTGACCGGTACATTGGTAATAGTGAGTTATACCGGCAATTAGTGTCTTACCTTCAAAAATCACCAGAAGTCGCTAAGATGCACTTCTTTATTGACCGTTTTGCTCAGTTTACTGCAAATGAACAACAAGTAGTTGATGCATTAATTACTAATGCCGCATCGACAACTATTTCTTTAACCCTTGATCGTGGATACCCAGACCAGAATCATCCAAATCCCCAGGAACTTCCTCCTAAAAATAATTTATTCTATTCCTCCGCGATGCAATTTCACCGTTTGTGGAAATTTGGTCAAATGCATCAAAAAGAAGTGAAGGTTTTGCAAAATGTAGCGTTTGCGACAACTCCTCGTGTTGATGCGGAATTACAACAAGTTGATTCGTATTTTAAGCGTTATGCAAGTGAACCAATTGGCCCCGGCGAGCGAGAAGAGCTTCTTGATCCCCAAAACATTCAATTTATGACAACCACTAATCGGATGACTGAATTAAATAATGTGGCTACCCAGATTCGCCAATTAGTTGCTAGTGGTAAATATCGTTATCGTGACTTCCTTATCCTTAGTCGCCACCTTGACGGCTATCAAACAATGATTGAACCGGTTTTTGCGGCACATAATATTCCAGTTTTTAATGATCATGAACGCTTGATGGATAATCATCCGCTAGTAACGCTCCTCACAACATTATTAGAATTACCGCAGCGAGGCTATCGAACAGCAGATATCATCCAATTGCTGAAGACATGGTTACTTGTTCCACGGACAGGCACTGGTGATCTGATGGGGCTAAGTGATTTCCAAGCAGCAGTTTTTACTACTGAGAATTGGTGCCTTAAGCAGGCAATTGAGGGAAAAAATGCTTGGACAACTAATGATCCAGAAAAGATTAAGCAATTATGGCAGGCGCCCGGAACGAACCTGACAGATCCAAAGTATGAACAGTCACGTTTAGAAAAATTAAATGACCAGTTAGCCCTTGTAAAAGATTTTGTTGCAAACCACTTACTGCCAGTTTTCGACCAGTTTAAACAAGCACAAACAGGACAAGAACTTGCCACTGCGTTATACCAGTTCTTAGCTGCCATGGGAGTTACAGACCGGTTATATGCTTGGCAGCAATACCAGAGTACCCGAGATTTAGATCTCGCGCGCCAACCACAACAAGTCTGGACTACCTTTTGCCAAATTCTCCAAGAATATGTGGAAATCTTGGGCCAACAAGAACTACGAGATGGAACTAATGAGGTCCTTGCAGATTTCAGTGAATTGCTCCAGGCAGGTTTTGCGGCGGCCCAGTATTCTCAGATTCCGGCAACGTTAGACCAAGTGGTAGTCTCTGAAACTGGAATTGTCCAAAGTGAAAACCGAAAAGTAGTTTTTATGATTGGGTCAACTGATGATGTGATGCCTGAGATGCAAGAAAGTGATAGTTTGCTAACGGACCAAGATAAGGATATTTTGAGTGCTTATCTTGATGAAGATTTCCAATACCTTCCTGGAACGGCAATTGACCAACTGATTGATGAGCCATTTGTCCACTATACTGGCTTTATGAACGCTAAGGAACAGTTGATTTTCTCGGCACCGCAATCAGATAGTGATGATAAGGAACTCAGTATATCGCCATATATGCACGATATGGCTCGCTACTTTGGTCAACCGGTTCGTGAATATCCATTAGCTACTAGCAAGGCCGGACAAGACAATGCTATTGATTTTGTTAGTGCCCCGCTTGCAACAATAAACCGGTTAGTTGAAGTTAGCCGACAAATTCGTGATGAGCAAGGGGTTGGCATTGATCGTCAACCGGTCATGCCTGTTGGATGGCAAACAGTTGCTGAATCGTTGGTTAAGTTAGCTAAGCAATGGCAACAATCAGCGGATGCTAAGGTTCAAGCAGAAGGAATATCACTAGGTCAGCGTCTATCTTTAGTTGCTGCTGGTTTCCATTATCAAAATAAGATTGATTCCCTGGGAAATAAATTGGCTCAGGCACTTTATCTCCGGGCAGCTCCAGATGATGAGCGCGGGCGGGTATTATATGCCTCGATTTCGCAGTTGCAAGATTTTTATATTAATCAGTACGAATATTTCCTTAAGTATGGCTTGAGGTTGCAAAAACGAGATGAGTTAACCTTATCTAATGACCGTATCGGTACCTTCTTCCATAAAGCAATGGAGACTTTTGTTACAACAATTCGAGAAAATAATTTGTCATTTGCAGACCTTGCCCACAAAGATAATCAGATGCAACGTGACCAGCTGATTGACCATGCATTAGTTACAGCGCAAGAGAATCAGCCAACTTTATTGCGTCTCATTAATTCTTCAGCCCAAGCCCAATTCCAATATCAGCAATTAACCGCCATTGTTAAAACAATGTTAATTACATTATGCCGCCAAGCTGAATATACCGGCTCGCAGCCAGTAAAAACCGAAGTTCAGTTTGGAAGAATTGGTAACCAACAGCCGGGCAACCTTGGTTCTCTTGATTATCCGCTTAAAGATAATCATCATATTTATCTGCGGGGACGAATTGACCGAATCGATAATCTTAAGCAAGGAAACAATAATTTCTTGACGGTCGTTGACTATAAGTCGAGTAATCATCTTTTTGACCTCACTTCGGCTTATTATGGACTCTCTCTCCAACTTTTAACCTATCTTAACGGGTTACAGGCAAACTTAACTGAATTGGAAACGAATAATCCTCGACTGGCAGGGGCATTATATCTTCGTTTGAATAATCCGACAATTAAGGCTGCTGAGTTAAAGAAAAGTTCCCTTGATGATTTGAAATTAAAAGAGCACCAATACAAGGGAATCCTCTTGAATGATCCACAATTATTGCGGGAGTTAGATAAGAGCTTAGATAAACAAGCATTCTTATACCCACTTAAGGAATATAAGAATGGAAAAATCAAAGCTAATAAAGAAGCGCTTCTCGTTACTCCGCAGCAACTTGATTGGCTGCAAAACATGAATAAGGAACTTGTAATTAATGCGGGTAATCAAATTTTGAGTGGTGACTTGAAACTGAATCCTTACCGGTTATTAACTGGAAGCAACCGCCGCACAGGACTTGATTATAGTGACTTTTTAGATGTATTTCAGTTTGATAATATGCTTGACCAGCAAAACTACCGCGACTTAAATCCTAATTTAGCAAAAGAAGCATTTGATAATGTAGTCCAAGACGATGATGAGGAGGATAAGAAGTAA
- a CDS encoding GNAT family N-acetyltransferase, with amino-acid sequence MAEIYLRRAQAQDLAAIMKIIDDAKNLLKKNGSPQWQNGYPNRETFAQDIATQTNWVLINGNKVAATATLQLTPEPTYRNITQGQWQQPDEPYATIHRVAISSNYRGQGLSKLLFSNLLTVGQMQGIKNFRIDTHRNNKAMQHIVENFNFKRRGIIKVNDQNDPERLAYELNLGSHHKLTRINNNFMQPLIDKL; translated from the coding sequence ATGGCAGAAATATATTTGCGCCGCGCCCAGGCCCAAGACTTAGCGGCAATCATGAAGATAATTGATGATGCAAAGAACCTTCTAAAGAAAAATGGCAGTCCGCAATGGCAAAACGGTTATCCAAATCGAGAAACTTTTGCTCAAGATATTGCAACGCAAACAAACTGGGTATTAATTAATGGTAATAAAGTAGCGGCAACTGCGACCCTTCAGCTCACCCCAGAACCGACTTATCGTAACATTACACAGGGACAGTGGCAACAACCAGATGAACCTTACGCTACCATTCACCGGGTTGCCATCAGCAGTAATTATCGCGGACAAGGACTTAGTAAATTGCTCTTTTCTAACTTGCTAACAGTTGGCCAAATGCAAGGAATTAAGAATTTCCGGATCGACACTCACCGCAACAATAAAGCGATGCAACACATTGTCGAAAATTTCAACTTTAAAAGACGAGGAATCATTAAAGTTAATGACCAAAATGATCCCGAGCGATTAGCCTATGAACTAAACTTAGGAAGCCATCATAAGCTTACTCGAATCAATAATAATTTTATGCAACCATTGATTGATAAGCTATAG
- the cls gene encoding cardiolipin synthase, whose amino-acid sequence MALTWTIIWWCLLLVILVNEIAAIYTVFREKRDIAATWAWLLVLMLIPGIGFILYAFFGRKLPHKQLARIKSQTQLKLKQALEKQKQQFINMPKPKDQTVQIYRRTIMLFQSIDDSFLTRHNTVNIFTNGNVLFKQMFDDIAAAKKSIHIEFYTIYNDQIGNELRTLLEQKAAEGVEVRVLYDSWGSMGVWPSFYDHLREVGGYAAPFLMSRSNFFDFRINYRDHRKIVVLDGEIGYVGGFNVGDQYLGRVPKFGPWRDTHLRIVGGGVYGLQRRFIGDWNASMKKDKDKIVHYHPYFQPIRVHGDVALQTVSSGPEAPLEKIKMGYLRLINAAQDHIWIQTPYLIPDDSILDALKVAAHSGIDVRIMIPSMPDHAFVYRATQYYARELANHGVTIYYYQKGFLHAKTMMIDGRMASVGSANLDFRSFKLNFEINAFIYNQNTVDDLEQIFVNDIRECRVITPAMFAEQPRWLRVKQTVSRLLSPIL is encoded by the coding sequence ATGGCATTAACATGGACAATTATTTGGTGGTGTTTGCTACTGGTTATTCTCGTCAATGAAATTGCAGCCATTTATACTGTTTTCCGTGAAAAACGAGATATTGCCGCAACTTGGGCATGGCTGTTAGTGTTAATGCTGATTCCTGGGATTGGTTTTATTCTATATGCTTTCTTTGGGCGAAAATTACCGCATAAACAATTAGCCCGAATAAAATCACAAACGCAGCTAAAATTAAAACAAGCACTAGAAAAGCAGAAGCAGCAATTCATCAATATGCCGAAGCCCAAAGACCAAACCGTCCAGATTTATCGACGGACCATCATGCTTTTTCAAAGTATTGATGACTCGTTTTTGACGCGGCACAATACTGTTAATATTTTTACAAATGGTAATGTGCTTTTTAAGCAAATGTTTGATGATATTGCAGCTGCGAAAAAGAGTATCCATATTGAGTTTTATACAATTTATAATGATCAAATTGGTAATGAATTACGAACTCTGCTTGAACAAAAGGCGGCTGAGGGAGTAGAGGTGCGAGTTCTTTACGATTCATGGGGATCAATGGGAGTCTGGCCAAGTTTCTATGATCATTTACGGGAAGTCGGTGGTTATGCAGCCCCGTTTCTGATGTCCCGAAGTAATTTCTTTGATTTTCGGATAAACTACCGGGACCACCGGAAAATTGTTGTTCTTGATGGTGAAATTGGGTATGTTGGTGGTTTTAATGTTGGGGACCAATACCTAGGACGCGTTCCTAAATTTGGTCCATGGCGTGATACCCATCTTCGAATTGTCGGCGGTGGCGTTTATGGTCTTCAGCGACGGTTTATTGGCGACTGGAATGCATCAATGAAGAAGGATAAAGATAAGATTGTGCATTACCATCCTTACTTTCAACCAATTAGAGTTCATGGGGATGTTGCATTGCAGACTGTCTCTAGCGGTCCTGAAGCGCCATTGGAAAAAATTAAAATGGGGTATTTACGGCTAATTAATGCAGCGCAAGATCATATTTGGATTCAAACTCCTTACCTGATCCCCGACGATAGTATTTTGGATGCATTAAAAGTAGCGGCTCATTCAGGAATCGATGTACGGATAATGATTCCGTCAATGCCTGACCATGCCTTTGTATATCGAGCAACGCAGTATTATGCTCGTGAGCTTGCTAATCATGGTGTAACAATTTATTACTATCAAAAGGGTTTCCTTCACGCCAAAACAATGATGATTGATGGTCGGATGGCTTCTGTTGGATCTGCTAACCTTGACTTTCGGAGTTTTAAATTAAACTTCGAAATTAATGCCTTTATTTATAATCAAAATACAGTAGACGATCTTGAGCAGATTTTTGTTAATGATATTCGTGAATGCCGGGTAATTACACCTGCAATGTTTGCTGAGCAACCGCGCTGGTTAAGAGTTAAGCAAACGGTGTCACGTCTGCTGTCTCCAATTTTATAA
- a CDS encoding LacI family DNA-binding transcriptional regulator, with amino-acid sequence MATIKDIAQKAGVSVSTASRALNHNPRISEKTRQRIATIAKELGYQPNYNAQNLTRGESNMVGIIFPVTSDTAPANPFHIDLLRGISMALKPIHYEMVVAIAPTTTDLLQSVKSMVEQSKVHNFLVLYTVKDDPITNYLRQNNLNFVVIGHPDKVQDRFVDNDNVAAGQAATDYLMDHQEVSHPVFLQSASNWAFEQDRHQGYEQSMQNHQLPALSWRYSPTGTAVKDFIKQHPQIDSIVCVDDLLLVRLIRQLQEFNLPTICFNNSRLMGMLINQEEKVDLQPRKLGQQAVELLFNPEEQYRIVDFKINS; translated from the coding sequence TTGGCGACAATTAAAGATATTGCACAAAAAGCAGGGGTATCGGTTTCGACTGCTTCTCGAGCTTTAAACCATAATCCACGAATTAGTGAAAAAACACGACAACGAATAGCGACGATTGCTAAAGAGTTGGGCTATCAACCAAATTACAATGCACAGAACCTAACACGGGGCGAATCAAACATGGTTGGAATTATTTTTCCGGTAACCAGTGATACAGCACCTGCCAACCCTTTCCATATTGACCTGTTACGGGGAATTAGCATGGCATTAAAGCCGATTCACTATGAAATGGTTGTGGCAATTGCGCCAACTACGACCGACCTTTTACAAAGCGTAAAATCGATGGTCGAACAGTCGAAGGTGCATAACTTTTTAGTACTTTATACGGTTAAGGATGATCCCATTACTAATTACCTGCGCCAAAATAACCTTAATTTTGTGGTAATCGGTCACCCGGATAAGGTCCAAGATCGCTTTGTCGACAATGATAACGTAGCGGCAGGGCAAGCGGCGACTGATTATCTGATGGATCATCAGGAGGTCAGTCACCCCGTCTTTCTTCAATCTGCAAGTAATTGGGCATTTGAACAAGATAGGCATCAAGGTTATGAGCAGAGTATGCAAAATCATCAACTTCCTGCTCTTAGCTGGCGATATTCACCAACGGGGACCGCAGTTAAAGATTTTATTAAACAACATCCGCAAATCGATTCAATTGTTTGTGTTGATGACTTGTTACTGGTACGATTAATACGGCAACTACAAGAATTTAATTTACCAACTATTTGTTTTAACAATAGTCGGTTGATGGGGATGTTAATTAATCAAGAAGAAAAGGTTGACTTACAACCCCGCAAATTGGGTCAGCAAGCGGTCGAATTGCTTTTTAATCCAGAAGAGCAGTATCGGATTGTTGATTTTAAAATAAATAGTTGA
- the addA gene encoding helicase-exonuclease AddAB subunit AddA: MAGFKPTPAQSKAINDRGENILVSASAGSGKTAVLVNRTIELIKEGQSIDRMLLVTFTDAAAKNMRDKIRAALQKIVQDSANPKDLRDRMSNQINRLAAADISTIHAFCLKLIKRYYYLIDLDPQFRLLTDETERLLLQEDVWHEVSEELYRNAEEKVSGKASFSELVLNFSSDRDDQGLDDLILRLYEIANAQPDPEKWLQKLPDNYDLGSGSLLESNFYQQQLKPLVIEKLNQFIQDYRELVTRASDNGLDQAAEVIKSDEELMHQLLSSLGGITVSDVCQMMAQQKFGSFRGRPAADDPRIDVFKDIQKQRNQLKKQWEQMVSTYLGKQEAQEPIAKEELLTELTTFSDQFTDLLSKATESQLDAKTVDSLQKDQQMMQELLDLLQPPTWNTIRDLFANAKFARMGGKPKDDELAEEVYKSLGSARTGIKKQFDQLVDRFFNYREDQFRLISTHAQELLRELSAVTINFRRRYQQTKLNRHVLEFSDLEHYAYAILTPPDDQPNWQTLVKDLQNHYQEIMIDEYQDTNRLQESILMKLTSPERKNLFMVGDVKQSIYRFREADPTLFLGKYQNYRQGSDGEAIVLGENFRSMTNVTSFTNILFEQLMDREVGEIDYDEDAHLKYAATYYEENQDNKVHPTEVLLYDANALDPEKEDVEHEDDKLAGEFRMIGMRIKQMVENQELIFHPEDGQMHPIQYGDIVLLERTKAINNSLMEEFNKLNIPLTVHDVESYFQATEVRVMMSLLKIIDNPQQDIPLVAVLRSPIVGLTNQELAFIRLQNRSVDYYAALQTFMSNYQRKALRHQSLLTSEQVNALYEKADHFLGLLRVFRQTAQQQTLVDLIWQIYDQTGYLDYVGAMPGGHQRQANLHALYQRAHSYEQSSFKGLYQFIRFIEKMQEHDKDLGVAPTQLTANTVNVMTIHGSKGLQFPVVFLIDATHGFNKGAARENAVVDAVAGVGIRYMDDQRVIYDTPQRQAVIEEIQRGERAEDLRVLYVALTRAEQRLVITGSFNEEMRTQSLAGSWQRWQKAYQSKNLLIGPQPRITANSFMDWVGLALARYPEFNAQQLSRGNVTLEESTLADTKVTGLAADPHFTAKTYTALDVSDGLAKIGQNASANVTEKNNTVATDASEQKIEQILRYRYPHLVATKTTAYQSVTDVKRVFEDPDTRDMARWDYDQQQKVKTQGIYLNNNFDVPAFIQQTTHEPVATEIGTATHLVFQKLPLDEGLINVEFVDQEIQKLVGEKLINPVVAARINREGIVAFYQTAVGQKILKHPADYHREVPFSMIMNGHELFKGVNVSDDERILIHGIIDGYLRTDEGIILVDYKNDHLNKDYRDFDLARIKDRYRGQLELYKEALNLMEGIPVVQMGLYLLELGEFVLFTKEGD, translated from the coding sequence ATGGCTGGATTTAAACCAACGCCTGCTCAATCCAAGGCGATTAATGACCGTGGCGAAAATATCCTAGTTTCAGCTTCCGCGGGATCAGGAAAAACGGCTGTGCTAGTAAATCGGACAATTGAATTGATTAAAGAAGGGCAAAGCATTGATCGAATGCTGCTCGTAACATTTACGGATGCAGCAGCAAAGAATATGCGGGATAAAATCAGGGCAGCCTTGCAGAAAATAGTACAAGATTCCGCTAATCCCAAAGATTTACGTGACCGGATGAGTAATCAAATTAACCGGCTTGCGGCTGCAGATATCAGTACAATTCATGCTTTTTGTTTAAAGTTAATAAAGCGCTACTACTACTTAATTGATCTTGACCCACAATTTCGGCTTTTAACTGATGAAACGGAGCGATTATTACTTCAAGAAGATGTCTGGCATGAAGTTAGCGAAGAATTATATAGAAATGCTGAAGAAAAAGTTTCGGGAAAAGCTTCCTTTAGCGAACTAGTCCTCAACTTTTCTAGTGATCGTGATGACCAAGGACTCGACGACTTGATTTTACGATTATATGAAATTGCTAATGCCCAGCCTGACCCCGAAAAGTGGCTCCAAAAATTACCAGATAATTATGATTTAGGGTCGGGCTCACTATTAGAATCTAATTTTTATCAACAACAGCTAAAGCCCCTAGTCATCGAAAAGCTCAATCAGTTCATTCAAGATTATCGTGAATTAGTAACAAGAGCTAGTGATAACGGACTAGACCAAGCAGCCGAGGTTATTAAGAGTGATGAAGAGTTGATGCACCAACTTCTTTCTTCACTAGGGGGGATTACCGTCAGTGATGTTTGTCAAATGATGGCGCAGCAAAAGTTTGGTAGTTTTCGGGGACGACCAGCGGCAGATGATCCACGGATTGATGTATTTAAAGACATTCAAAAGCAGCGTAATCAGCTAAAGAAGCAGTGGGAACAAATGGTTAGTACTTACTTGGGAAAGCAGGAAGCACAGGAACCAATTGCAAAAGAAGAGCTGCTAACTGAGCTAACGACTTTCAGTGATCAATTTACAGACTTGTTAAGCAAAGCAACGGAAAGTCAATTAGACGCTAAAACTGTTGATTCATTGCAAAAAGACCAGCAGATGATGCAGGAGCTTTTAGACTTATTGCAGCCACCTACTTGGAATACTATTCGGGACCTATTTGCTAATGCTAAATTTGCACGAATGGGTGGTAAACCGAAAGACGATGAGCTAGCTGAGGAAGTATATAAATCACTAGGAAGTGCTCGCACAGGGATAAAAAAGCAATTTGATCAGTTAGTCGATCGCTTCTTTAATTACCGTGAAGACCAATTTCGATTAATTTCAACGCATGCCCAGGAACTTTTACGCGAATTGAGCGCGGTAACGATTAATTTCCGTCGGCGATACCAACAAACTAAGCTGAATCGGCATGTCCTTGAATTTAGTGACTTGGAGCACTACGCGTACGCCATTTTAACGCCACCAGACGACCAGCCAAACTGGCAAACCCTTGTCAAAGATCTGCAAAATCATTATCAGGAAATTATGATTGATGAATATCAGGATACGAACCGTCTTCAGGAAAGTATTTTGATGAAATTGACATCTCCTGAACGCAAGAACCTATTTATGGTGGGGGATGTTAAGCAATCGATTTACCGCTTCCGTGAAGCTGATCCAACATTATTTCTCGGGAAATATCAAAACTATCGTCAAGGCAGCGACGGGGAAGCGATTGTTCTGGGAGAAAATTTCCGGTCGATGACTAATGTAACGAGCTTTACCAATATTCTTTTCGAACAACTCATGGATAGGGAAGTTGGTGAAATTGATTACGATGAAGATGCCCATTTAAAATATGCGGCAACTTATTACGAAGAAAATCAAGATAATAAGGTTCACCCAACAGAAGTGTTACTGTATGACGCTAATGCCCTTGATCCAGAAAAAGAAGATGTTGAACATGAGGATGATAAATTAGCTGGAGAATTTCGGATGATCGGGATGCGAATTAAGCAGATGGTCGAAAATCAAGAGTTAATTTTTCATCCAGAAGATGGGCAGATGCATCCAATTCAGTACGGTGATATTGTTTTGCTTGAGCGGACAAAGGCAATTAATAATTCATTGATGGAAGAGTTTAATAAACTTAATATTCCATTGACAGTTCACGATGTTGAAAGCTATTTTCAAGCTACTGAAGTGCGAGTAATGATGTCCTTGTTGAAGATAATTGATAATCCACAACAGGATATTCCATTAGTTGCGGTTTTACGGTCACCGATTGTCGGGTTAACTAATCAAGAATTAGCTTTTATCCGTCTTCAGAATCGATCTGTCGATTACTACGCCGCCTTGCAAACATTCATGAGTAATTACCAGCGAAAGGCTCTTCGCCATCAATCGCTTCTTACTTCTGAACAGGTAAATGCCCTTTATGAAAAAGCAGATCACTTCTTAGGTTTGCTTCGTGTCTTTCGACAAACAGCTCAGCAACAAACCCTTGTTGACTTGATTTGGCAGATCTATGACCAAACAGGTTACCTTGATTATGTCGGAGCAATGCCAGGAGGCCACCAACGACAAGCAAACCTTCATGCCCTTTACCAACGTGCGCACTCCTATGAACAAAGCAGTTTTAAGGGCCTTTACCAATTTATTCGCTTTATTGAGAAAATGCAGGAACATGATAAAGATTTAGGAGTAGCACCGACACAGTTAACTGCAAATACGGTTAATGTTATGACAATTCACGGAAGCAAAGGTCTTCAATTCCCCGTGGTCTTTCTAATTGATGCCACGCATGGTTTTAACAAAGGAGCAGCTCGTGAAAATGCAGTTGTCGATGCTGTTGCCGGGGTAGGAATTCGTTACATGGATGATCAACGGGTCATTTATGATACGCCACAACGACAAGCAGTGATTGAAGAAATCCAGCGCGGCGAACGGGCAGAAGATCTTCGAGTTCTCTATGTTGCACTGACCCGTGCGGAACAACGATTAGTTATTACGGGATCCTTTAATGAAGAAATGCGGACACAAAGTCTTGCTGGGTCATGGCAGCGGTGGCAAAAAGCTTATCAGAGTAAGAATTTACTAATTGGCCCGCAGCCACGGATCACTGCAAATTCATTTATGGACTGGGTCGGCCTTGCCCTGGCTCGTTATCCAGAATTCAACGCGCAACAATTGAGTCGTGGAAATGTCACGTTAGAAGAAAGCACACTTGCTGATACTAAAGTTACTGGTTTGGCGGCTGATCCTCACTTTACTGCAAAAACATATACCGCACTTGATGTTAGCGATGGATTGGCAAAAATTGGGCAAAATGCTAGTGCTAATGTAACGGAAAAGAACAATACAGTCGCAACTGATGCTTCTGAACAAAAGATTGAGCAAATTTTGCGCTATCGTTACCCCCATCTTGTCGCTACTAAAACAACTGCTTACCAATCTGTTACAGATGTAAAACGAGTCTTTGAAGATCCTGATACACGTGATATGGCGCGGTGGGATTATGATCAACAACAAAAGGTAAAGACACAAGGGATTTATTTAAATAATAACTTTGATGTCCCGGCTTTCATCCAACAGACTACTCATGAACCAGTAGCAACAGAAATTGGAACAGCAACTCACCTTGTTTTCCAAAAACTTCCGCTTGATGAAGGCCTGATTAACGTTGAATTTGTTGATCAAGAAATTCAAAAATTGGTAGGAGAAAAATTGATCAATCCAGTTGTGGCAGCACGGATCAATCGTGAGGGAATAGTGGCCTTTTATCAGACCGCTGTTGGTCAGAAGATCTTAAAGCATCCCGCAGATTATCATCGCGAAGTACCCTTCTCAATGATTATGAATGGTCATGAATTATTTAAAGGGGTAAATGTTAGCGATGATGAGCGTATTTTAATTCACGGAATCATTGATGGCTACTTAAGAACTGACGAGGGAATTATTCTAGTTGACTATAAGAACGATCACCTTAATAAAGATTACCGCGACTTTGATCTGGCACGGATAAAGGACCGCTACCGGGGACAATTAGAGCTCTACAAAGAAGCTTTGAACCTAATGGAAGGGATTCCAGTTGTCCAAATGGGGCTTTACCTGTTAGAATTAGGAGAGTTCGTGTTATTTACAAAAGAGGGTGATTAG